The region CGTTGTCGAATAATAAGATTTTGATGCAGATATATTCTGATCTGTGCTTAAAGTCTGATAAGACCCTAAATCTGATTGGCTTGCAGGATTTGGTAAATTCACATTATCCCAAAGTTGTCTGAATGGTATGTCTGTTGGATTACCACCCCCAGAAAAATACCAGTTTCTATGAGATAAAGAACCATTAGTTTCATGAAAAAACTCAGAAGTAAATGCCCTGCTTGACATCTTTAAAAAATTACCATATCCACTGTTATTAGGGAAATTAGTATTACCTGTTCCGTTGCCTAGTTCTAATGAAATAATTTCACTTTTTTGACTTCCTAAATTGTTAGCGTCTATATTGGACTGAAATCCATTACTTCTATTAACTAAACCATCGGTATAGGCAATAGACCAGTAATTAGAATTACTTGTGGTGGTATAAATTACATAATCATTTGTAATGTAAAGATTTTTATTAGATTCTACATGTGTAGGTCTAACTTCAAAAATAGTTGATCCATTAGCTTGCAGCTGTATACCCAAACTAGCATTTGCATTTATTTTAATTGGTGAACCATAGTTTTCTATATTGTCGTAGATAAGTTTATCAGTTCCACCTTTTGCAGAAATACTATTAGCTCTAACTAAACCAGTATTTCCGTCAATGTCAAACATTCTATTGTAAGTAATACCTCCATCCGTGGAAAAATCAAAACCAAACTTAACATCAGAGGATGAACTATCTCCTCCTCTAACAGTACCATATTTCCAACAACTATTGTAAAAAGTATTTACCCATCCAGATACTATATTACCATTGCCAGATGTTGTATTAAATGATTGAGTGTTATTTTGATTAGACGACTCATTACCATATATAGTAAGTTTGGCAGTTTGTGAAAAATATTTATCCGCTATAATAGCTTGAGGCGTATTTATTGTTACATAATTTGTTGGATTAAAATTATGTGTAGTCCAAATTGTACCAGGACCAACTCCATTTTTCCAATGAATTATATCATTTGTAGATTCTATTCTAAAAGTTGGCAGTGATGTATTACCTGCATAAATTGTATCAGTTGATGCTGACATAATTTGATCTCCAGCAAGACCTGCATATCCAAAATAAGGAGATTTGAAAAATGGAGCTGTTAATGCTCCAGTCATAGTATCACCTGACTTATTCACATAATTTCCTAATTGTGATGACAGAGCAAAATCAGATATTAATTTACTTCCTCCACCACCTAGCAAAATCCAATTATCATCATAACCATCTTTAATGAAAGCAGCAGCTTTAATTTGTCTATACCCTGAATTAGGATCAAGAAAATGATAACCATCCTCTTTAAATTTAAGTTGTCCTGCTACTACACCAGATTTATTAAATGTTACCGCAGGATTTGAACCATCAATACTAACGATTCTTAATGTGTTATTACCATAATTATTCCCACCCGAAGTAATAAAGTTTTTGAATCCGGTAATATCTTGTCCAGTTGTCTTATCAACAAAATCTGATATAAGTTTATGCCCTCCTCCTCCTGTTAGTACATACGAATCTGATGAACCATCTTTATTAAATCCTTTTGCAGTCAAGTAAATATAGTCTGAATCACTAATATTTCTAAAAGAAAATTGATTTGGATCTCTCAAACTTATCGTTCCTGCATGGCTTCCAGGTTGATGAAATGCTATTGTTGGATAAGCACCTATTGTTTGATTACCATTAACCATAATGGCTGCTCCTGTATAAGTATTATTAGTAGCCCCATTAAATGTTTTTCTAGCTTCAACAGTTTGTTCAGTATTTATAGTAACATAATTCGTAAGATCAACAGTTTCTGATAACTTATCCCATCCAGGAGTTCCTGTATTATTTAGATTAAGTACCCAGACATAATTAGCTCCTGTATCTAATATATTCCATACGTCGCCTTCTGTATTTCCAGTAGTTGGTAATGAAGCAAAATTAGCTACAGAACCTTTAGGTCTATATACCGCAGAAAGTTTAGCATCTACTTCAGCTTTATTATATGTCTCTGATTTAGTATAATAGTTTGTTAAAGTACTATTTAGAGCAGGTTGTGAAGTGAAATTATCCGCTACAAATTTTTTTTGTACATAATGCTCATCACTTGTTGGAGGGATGTAATGGTCTCCTTTTAGACCGGATGTATCAAGAATGGCAGAAAATTGTTCATCTGATATTGTTGCTGATATTTCTATACCATTATCATAATGTATATGGATAGAAGAAGAGCTATTTTCTGAGCTGTTATGTGATTTGGCAAGTATACTATCATCTTCTTGAATCGCTAAAACAGCTTCAGAGGTATCAGGAGTATTTGAAACAAATCCAACACTTCCGTCTTCACTTGGATCTACTTCTATATTTTTGGTTAAAGGTTTGCCTTCTTCTGTTCCTGTTAATGGAATGTAAGATGGTGTTTTTAGATCACCATTAGCATCAATAGCATAGTCTTTATAAGTAGCTGCACCTGGTGCAGCTACTTGGTAAATAACATTGTTTTCTCTTTTGTCGGGAGGTGGTAATGCGTTTACTCTTATAATTTTTCCTATATCGGACATTGTTTTTTTATTTTTTTTAGTTAAACCCAGTTTCCTGTAATGACACTCTCGCTATTTTGAGATTGTATGCCCAGAAGATTCTCGTTTTTTTCAAAATTGAATTTGGTCTCGGTAATGACTTCAGACGGAACTTCAAAATCATCAGGATTTTCGGTTGTAAATGGTAGTGCATGAGCGACTTTCAATCCGATACTTTCTGCCTGAAGGATATTCAATGTGGTAGGGAGTCTTGTTAACCAAGCTTTTCCTTGTTTTTCTCCTTTTGGCTGTTTCATTTCATCAACAATTGACAGGTAAAGTTCATCACCGATTACAGGGACTTCGCCGCCATTCCAGATTTTTCCGGTCGCTAAATAGAATTGTACAACATCTTCAAATCCAGGACGAACCGTTACGATCACTCTTGCCATTCCACTTTGTAGAAAAGCTCGGAATAAAGGATCTGTATTTTCAGACAGATAAAGGTCTGCCCAGTTTTGCTTATTTCCCCAATAATAAGGATATAGATAATAAGAAAGATTATCCCATTCAAAAGCTTGTTCCATAAATTTTACGAAAGCTGTATACTTATCTAATTTTGAAGAAAGAGTTGTTTCATAATCTTTAAAAGTACTTCCTTGGGTCAATCCGGATAAACCATAACCATGTGTAGAATCTGTTGCTCTGTCTGCCATATAGGAAATACAGTTTTTACGCAATACAGTATTTTCAATCTGTCTGTAGAAATTAGGATTTGAATCTTTTATTTCCACTGCCTTGCTTTGCTCTTCTGCAAGTTTGTTATTGTAATCTACTAAAGCTTCTTCATAAGCATCAATGATGGCCTTAAAGGCTTTTTGCTGCCAAGCAACTTTAGCTTCTTGGGTAAGTTCACAATAAATAGAAATGTTAATATATGAAGTATAATAGCTGGATGAATATGCAGTAATAGGGATACTTTTTCTAAATTCCTGGGTAAAAGAAGTATATCCTTGTCCTTCATATCTTCCTCCGTTTTGCATCCCTCCAAAAGAAACAAAAATAACATCTCCTGCACTTGCCGTTAATCCTCTTCCATTATTAAGGTTTTCCATTCCCGAAAGCCATGCTTTTGCTTTTTTTGCGGCATAACCGTCAGGAATTGTTAAATTATCTTTATCACTAAAAAATAGAGCTTTAGGATCCGCTCCACTAAAAGATAATCCTTTACCTAAAGTAATACTGCTGTCCGGTTTTTGATCTATTTCAACATTATATTTACTTGACCAGTATTTTAGTTTTGTTTCATCAGTTAAATCACCATAATTTGCAACTTGCATATTTCCGACTGCTCTTGGGTCTTCGGGCTTAATTAATGAAGTCTGAGAGGCCCTTTTATCTGTTGTCATTCCCAAGGTATGAAGCTTAGCAGGCTCCGGAATCATAAATTCAAACATCATTCGTTTACCATAGTTATAAATTTGATTTTTCATCAATTTATCAACCCATCGGTAAACACCTACTACATGTTTATCTCCTTTTCTATTATCAAATCCATGAGAATTATTCTCTTCAAATTCATCAATAATTTTTTCGATTCTTTCTTCATGTATTTTAGTTACAATCCTGTCCATGGCTCTGGAGGTAATATCCTGAGCTTGTGTTACCGCCTGTCTTGTGCTTTCTTCTTTTGAGTTGTGAGTGGCATAGTTTGCAGCAATTCCAGTAGTAAAGCTTCCGTTTTCTCCAGGTGTTTTCCATGAAGCATCGAAATGAGTACTTAGATTCATATCTCTGGCTTCTTGTGCTATTTTCGAAATCTCACTCTGCATTTCATAACGATTGGCAGTCGTTGTATCAGTAAGTTGCTCTTTTTCTGTATCTGTAGATGAGGTTGTGGTATTTTCGCTCCTTCTTAGTCTTCTGGTAGACTTTTCACGATATTCTCTCGCCATTACGTTTTCAATGTTTGCAACTTCACCCTCTACATAAGCATGAGTACTTTGCTCAACTTTCAAATAATCTGCAACCCCAATATTTTTGAATCCAAATCCTGATGGAATAAAGCTATTTTCTTCATCAACAGCTACTGGTGGTTCTCCCTCTTTAACTTCAAGTTCAAACGCGCCTGAGCTACATGCTCTTGCTTGAATTCCTGGCACCAGAATTTCCGTGCTTCTCCCGTTAGAAAAAACAATTTTTACTCTCAAAGTAGCATCCTGAATACTGTAAAAATCTACTCCTGGGTAATGCATATCACTCAAGAAAATGGTATTTCCCGTTCTTGATTTCACAAAGTAATCACTATCAATACTTGTCGTCGAATTCTTGGGAATCAAATTATAAGAAATATAGCTCACATCCCATGATGAATCAGGAACAGTTAAAGCCAAATCTTGAGTATATGCTTTATAAACAAATTTAGGACAAACCTGATAGGTAAAAGGAACAGAAACTGTTCTTGCGACGGGAACAATTATACCGCCAATACTTGTGTAAGTTTCTTCACTTCCTTGCGTATTTTCAAGAATGATATTATTAAGCTTTTCTACAGCTTCATTGATTGCTGAAGTGATTTCTGCAAATGTATTTCTGCCTTCCAATGATGTTTCAAGATCGGCAATATCTTGTTCCGAAGAACGTTCGATGCTTGTTTCAGTTCGGTCAAATTTATGACCTAAAACATCAAGTAATGCTTCAAGATTTTCCTGTTTTAATGAACTAACTAAAGATGATGCAGCTATTTCATCTCTGAAATTAAATTCAAAAGTTGGAAGTTTAGGAAACGGAATTTGTTTCGGTTTTTGGCAGGGATCTTCCGGATTATATTCAGTTCCGGGAGATCTTACTCCACAATATTCAGTCCTTGCTGCTTCAACAGATTCATTATATTCCTGAATAAGAGGTTCTATTCTTGTCTGATGAGCTTCATTTTGAGTTTTATACTCTGCTTGATATTCTTTATGATATTGTTTTTGAACAATAGAAAGATTTTTATTCAAGCTCTCGATTCTGCTAAGTTTTGTTTTCGCTGCAGAAATTGCCTGTTGCTGTTTCATTTCCTCTGTCGGAAAACTTTCTTTTACTGCACTGTCAGCAACTCTTGAAGCGATTTGAGATAAAGAAGAACTTGCATCTACCATTAGCTCTTTTGGAAGGACTACTCTTGCCGTTACTGCCAATTTGAAATCTTCTTCATTAGTTGCGGATAAAGTATGCATAGCCAATAGCATTTGCATAATAACTTCCTTGATGTAAAAATCTTTTTGTGTAACAACCTGGTAAATTAAGTTATTCCATAACTGAGTGAACTCAGGAAGCGCATAAACAGGAGGAAATATTTCCTCTCTCTTAGTAACAAATTCTGTATAAGTGGAGGTACTTTTATGTCTGGCTAACCATGTTGCGAAATTATAAAGATCACCAAAGTCATTTTTCAGATAATTGACATCATTAATACATTCAGAAGTCACTTTGTAATCTGCTGCATATCTCTTTAAAAGATCTTTTTTGGTTCCGGTTCCTGTCGTAACGGGGATATAAAAATGGTTATCCGCTTTTAAAACATCCGGAATTAAAATAAACCTTTTGTCTTGATCTTTGTCATCAGAAAGTTGAGGACTTCTCAAACTTACAAATCTGAAAAGCGTTTGTGTTGGTGTGTTTTCTGCAATTGGCATTGCAGGAGTTTCGTTTTCTGCCATTTTGTAATTTTTTGGTTATAAAAGTTAATATTGAAGCTTATTTCCATTAAGAAGCTCCTGTTGTTAGTGGTTTCAGGCAAAGTGTTTCACCTTTTGTTTACATTTTTGTTTCATGGTATTCTGTTTTTTAGTTTGATTTTTAAGCACAGTTCTAGCTGTCCAACATGGTGTGAATGGTGAATTCAAAGGGTGTTTGAAATGTTTATTGAATGGATTGGTGTGTTATGTGAGTATAGAAGAAATCGTTGGAAGTTTCTGAACTGTGCTAAAAAACAAGATTAATACATATCTTCTTCAAGAATATCTTTCTCAAAATCTTCCCGGAAAAAATTTTCGAGGTCATTAAGATAATTGTCGTAATCGATCTCAATATTTTCAATATCGCTCCATTCTATTGTATAAATACTTTCATTGAAAGAGGTTTGCGAATTGGATTTTGATATTTCCATGCCTTGTTGTTTGAGTTTTTCATTAAGGTTTGAACAGAATTTTGGCTGTTCATCATTAGGGAATGTTGAATTCAAAAAGTTATGTTTTAGTTTTTAGTAATGAATTTTTGTGTTTTTATTTATACTTCAAAAGTAGGGGTGGAAGGCGACAAAACTTGACGTGTCTAAAAAATTTTATGAGAAATAATTATCTTTTTTTTAAGTGTTTCTAAATCAGAATGAAAATATAAGCTACTATAATAAGTATAATCAAAATAGCTTATATTAGTAATTTATAAGTTAAAAAGCTTATATTTTGTTTTTAATCAGTTTTTGGACAATTTGATTCAGTATTTCCTTGTTATCATCAATATACTGCAGTCCAGCCTGTACCAGATTCTCAATATTTGATCTTTTTACATTGTCCATTGCTGGAGAAGCATTTTTTAGCGAAGGATTTAGTCGGTAATAATTTTTTTGGTTTCTTATTCCCAAAGTCTGGAACATTTGACAAAGCTGATAATCTACAGTTTCAGCATTTGCCGACATTAAAATATCAATAATAGGATTTACCCAGCCGATTTTACCAGCTTTTTGCAGCTTTTTAAAAGAATAGGATTTCGCTTCAATTCCGGTTCCGATCGAAACAATAATCATATCATTTACGCTTGGATGATTGGCTTTCTGATGGTTTTTCAATACTTCGGCAAAAGGAATTTTTCTGGCTTCGGCATAAGCACAAAGTGAAGGATTATTGGCAAACATTCCACCATCAATTAAACTGAAGATTTGTCCGTACATTGATCTGATCTGAACCGGTGTAAAATAAGTTGGTGCAGCAGAAGTGGCCCTGCAAACATCTTTCACATAAAAATTATCAGTGCTTAAATGAGCATTCCATGAGTTGAATAATTTGGCTCTTCTGTTTTCGATGTCATAGCTGGTTATCAAGCATGGTTTTATGAGTTCCTTAAGCTCTAAATTTCCGAAAAAGTCATTTAGATTATTTTCAAGGGCTTCCTGTGAGATTTTTTCATTCAGCAACCCGAAAGGATTCACCAGACGCTCCCAGAAAGATACCTGAAATATATCTCCCCCTTTTTCGGCATATAATTCCAATCCTTTTTGGATAGAATATTTTGCCTTCCGGTGTTCATCGGGACATAGAATAATAGACGCAATCAGCCCCCCTGTGCTGCTTCCCGCAACAAGGTCGAAATAATCGCCAAGTTTTGCAGCAGGATGGTCATGCAACTGCAGCTGCTCTTCCATATAACGCAGAATAATACAAGTGATAATTCCTCTGATTCCGCCACCGTCTAAAGAAAGAATGGTTGTCTTTTTCATATGATTTTTTGTTTTTTCCCAGAACTACTTTATTCCTTTAGGCAAGTAAAACCAATAATTTTTGAGAAATAATTATTGGTTTTAACTTATTATAAAAGATATTTTAGTTGTTTTTCTATATAGTAAAAATAGTTCGGGAAGGCGACAGAACGTGTCGTATTAAAATAATTTTAAATAAAAATCAGCCTAAAAAATCACATAATTTTCTTTATCACGGGGCATTTTAATCAACGTTCTCCAGCTCGTTTTCACCAGACCTTTCTGGGTTGGAATATTCTTCTTTTCAAAATGGGGAAGATCTTTAAAAGTCTTCCAGTTTCCGCCCCAGTCCCAGCCGTGTTTTGCGAAAATTTTCACACACTCGTACCAATCGGCAACCTGGTCATTATCCCAGTCTTTTACGGTGTCCCAGCTTGCTATTTTTCCGTCAATGATCAGACAGATATCAACAGCAAGTCCATAATTATGTATGCTTTGTCCGGCTTTGGCATTGGTTACTTTTTTTCCTGAAGTAATTCTTCCGATGGCATACAGTTTTTCCTGTTCTTCAAAGCTTCTTAAGCCTTGTGTAATTCTTACTTTGGCTCTCCCGGTTAAGACTTCATCACACTCTTTAATAATCTGTTTCACTTCCTCTCTTACGAAGGGATGAAGTTTTTCAATTCTCTGTATCGTTATTTTATCCATAATATCAACTTTTTAGCGTTTTTAGAAACCAAAATTAAGCCTGCATAGCGACAAAACTTGACGTATTTTAAATAAATTAATGTTGTGTAAATCAGTTCTTTAATTTAGTTTTAAAATTTTAAATAATTACAATTTTCTATTTTAAAAATCATAATTTTGTGTATTGAAATGTTCCGTTTTGAATCATGTATGCTTTAGTAGATTGCAACAATTTTTTCGTTTCCTGTGAAAGAACGCTGGATCCGGATCTCGAAAATAAACCCGTTGTGGTACTCTCCAACAACGACGGGTGCGTTGTGTCCAGAAGCAAGGAAGCAAAAGATCTTGGAATTCCGATGGCAGCTCCGGCTTTCAAATATAAAGAGCTTTTTAAAGAATATGACGTAAAGAGCTTTTCTGCAAAATTTGAATTATATAATGCCAAAAGCCAGGAAGTGATAAATATTGCCAAATCATATGTGGTAGAGCATGAGGTTTATAGTATTGATGAGCTATTTTTAAATCTTACCGGGTTTAAATACATCAATATATATGACTATTGTGTTGAAATTAAGGATAAGATTAAAAAAGAAGTCAATATTCCTGTAAGCATAGGAATCGCTCCTACAAAAACGCTTTGTAAGGTTGCCAACAGAATCGTAAAAAAAGATCCTGAAAGATTCAATGGTGTTTTTGCTTTAGATACTCCTGAAAAAATTGAAAAAGCTTTAAAATGGCTGAATATTGGAGATGTTTGGGGAATTGGAAGACGTCTTACTGTTAAAATGCAGGATAATGGAGTTTTCAAAGCCTGGGATCTATTACAGAAACCGGAAATGTGGGTTCGCAATATCATGGGAATTCACGGAGTAAGAATGGTGAATGAACTGAAAGGAATCCGCCAGCTGGAACTGGATGCTCCGTCTCCGAAAAAATCGATTGCGGTGACCAGAAGTTTTATGGAAATGCTGACAAAAAAAGAAGAAGTTCGGGAACGTGTAGAAACTTTTGGGATGTATTGTTCGGAGCGTTTAAGAAAGCAAAATACCTGCTGTAAAATGGTGACGGTTTTTGTGCAGACCAACCGTTTCAGAAAAGACCTGCCCGAATACAGAAAAGCGATGACCCAAATCCTTCCTAATCCTACCAACTCTTCAATTTTGATAGGGAGAGTGGTGAATGAACTATTTGAAGCCATTTATAAAGATGGTTTTCATTACAAAAGAGCAGGTGTTTTTGTGAATGATTTCGTTCCTGAAGATCAAAGGCAGATCAGTTTTTTTGAAGAGGATATTCAAAATCAGCATTTACCGGTAATGAAGGCAATGGATGCCATGAACAAAAAATTCGGAAAAGATAAAGTACGCCTCGGAAGCATGAGTGGGCAAAATACTTTCGGACGCGCAAAATTATCTCCGGAATATGAAGCATTTTTAAAAAATAATACGCTTCCTGAAGCCAATTTCAGATTCCACTAAGATTTTAGTTGAAAATAACAATGTATCTAAATATCTTAAAACGGGTGCTTATTTTTTCATATACTTCCAGTTTCTCGCTTTTCCCTCAGAAAGCCATTCTATAGCCTGTTCCATTCGTTTATTTCGGGTAGCTTCTGTTTTGGCCTCTGTAAGCCAGTTGATATATTCTTTTCTGAATGATGGAGAACCTTTGGCAAATACTTCTGATGCTTTTTTATTTTGTTTTAAAGCATTCTGAAAATAATCGGGAACTTCAGTTTCTGTTTTTAACGGAGCTGCCTTTTTCATGGTAACCCCCATATCGGTAAGTTCTATTGCTTCAAGAATCATTTTTTTAAGCAATGGTTTTGAGGGAAGATCTTCGATTTTTGTAATTTTTCCCAGGCTGAACATATTGGTTTGCTCAACGTCGGTTTCGATGTTTTTAAGCGTTTTCATTTCATGATGAAGCCAAAATCCCAAACTGCAATACTGTTTAAACGAAACCATAGAGCAAAGAATTTTTCCTTTGTACATAAAAGTGGGAAACTTCCATTTGATGGTTTCTTCCGTATGGGAACATGTCTCATGAACGGTTTCACGAATATGATTTAAAATAGGTTTTGCAAAATCCTGAGAATTCTCAATATATTCATCAACTTTTGTATTGTATTTTTCCATAGATCCTACTGAAATAATGATACGGTTTCATTCACGAGAAATTTCACCTGATCCGGTCTTCCTCTGTCGGTTTTGGGAAGATTGTTGTAGCTTCCTGTTCTTACGATGACCATATTATGTTCCGGGATCATGATGATATATTGTCCCTGAAGTCCCAGGAAATAATAATGCTTTATGGGATTGTCATTGTTAATCCAAAATCCCATTCCGTAGATATCCTCAGATTTTTTAGTCGGAGTTTTCATTTGATTAATAAAATTAAGATTTAAGATCTGTTCACCGTAAGCTCTCCCATTATCTAAAAACAATTGTCCCAGTTTTGCAAAATCTCTTGCGTTAGAATGAATACAACAATAGGTTTTCTCCATTCCGCTGTCATCAGTACTCCATTCTGCATTTTGCTCCATTCCTAACGGAATCCAGAATTTCTCTGATAAATAGCTTGCTAACGATTGACCGACGGCTTTTCTTACGGCAAATCCTAAAAGTTGGGTAGAACCGCTCTGATATTCAAATTTTGTACCCGGATTTTCTTTGAAATTCCTTGAAAAAGTAGCATCAATAAGACTCTTTCCATAATACGCTTTTGCATTGGGCAAAAAAGGATTTTTATAATCTTCATCCCAATTCAGACCTGCTTCCATTTGGGCTAAATTTCTAAGCGTCAATTGATCTCCGAACTCTTTATGCTTAAATTCTTCAAAATAATCGGAGAATTTATCATCAATACTTTTTATTTTACCTTCCTCCAGAGCTTTTCCTAAAAGCATTACAGTGACTGCTTTAGCCATAGAAAAAGAATTGGTTTTTGAAAGCTGATTATAACCGTTCCAATACTGTTCGTGAACCAGTTTTCCGTTTTTTACGACAAGAAAAGAAGCGGTATTAGACTGAGTCAAATCATCAACTATGTTTTTCGGTAATGTTGTTTTGTTGTATTCTGGTGCTTCTTCCCAAAGTTCTGGTGTTTTTGTGGCGATGAGGTTGCTGGAAAATAACTTACCATCGTCGATATTGGCACTGGATTTCCCGCGCAGATAGGTTTTTGAAATTCCATTAAAAAGATAGGCATACCCTGAAAGGTACATGATGATCGCCAAAGCAATAATACCTGTAATGAAGTAGAAGAAGATTATCATACAATTTGATCTTTAACAAATTTAAAATAATTTTAAAAACATGAAACGAAATGATTTATTTTTGTGAGAATATGATGTAATATGATGAAAAAAATTGTTACTTTTTTACTTCTTTATGCTGTTGTAATGTGTTTCGGGCAGGCTTATAAACCTATTGATACAGCAGATTATCTTAAAAGAAAAGAATTTCTTAAAAGCTTTGCCGCCAATAATGAAAACCTGATCACGAAAAGTAAAAATACCTATTCAGGAAAGAGAGGAAGTGAACTGTCACAAATCTATAAAGATCT is a window of Candidatus Chryseobacterium colombiense DNA encoding:
- a CDS encoding DUF4113 domain-containing protein, translated to MYALVDCNNFFVSCERTLDPDLENKPVVVLSNNDGCVVSRSKEAKDLGIPMAAPAFKYKELFKEYDVKSFSAKFELYNAKSQEVINIAKSYVVEHEVYSIDELFLNLTGFKYINIYDYCVEIKDKIKKEVNIPVSIGIAPTKTLCKVANRIVKKDPERFNGVFALDTPEKIEKALKWLNIGDVWGIGRRLTVKMQDNGVFKAWDLLQKPEMWVRNIMGIHGVRMVNELKGIRQLELDAPSPKKSIAVTRSFMEMLTKKEEVRERVETFGMYCSERLRKQNTCCKMVTVFVQTNRFRKDLPEYRKAMTQILPNPTNSSILIGRVVNELFEAIYKDGFHYKRAGVFVNDFVPEDQRQISFFEEDIQNQHLPVMKAMDAMNKKFGKDKVRLGSMSGQNTFGRAKLSPEYEAFLKNNTLPEANFRFH
- a CDS encoding M15 family metallopeptidase is translated as MDKITIQRIEKLHPFVREEVKQIIKECDEVLTGRAKVRITQGLRSFEEQEKLYAIGRITSGKKVTNAKAGQSIHNYGLAVDICLIIDGKIASWDTVKDWDNDQVADWYECVKIFAKHGWDWGGNWKTFKDLPHFEKKNIPTQKGLVKTSWRTLIKMPRDKENYVIF
- a CDS encoding patatin-like phospholipase family protein — translated: MKKTTILSLDGGGIRGIITCIILRYMEEQLQLHDHPAAKLGDYFDLVAGSSTGGLIASIILCPDEHRKAKYSIQKGLELYAEKGGDIFQVSFWERLVNPFGLLNEKISQEALENNLNDFFGNLELKELIKPCLITSYDIENRRAKLFNSWNAHLSTDNFYVKDVCRATSAAPTYFTPVQIRSMYGQIFSLIDGGMFANNPSLCAYAEARKIPFAEVLKNHQKANHPSVNDMIIVSIGTGIEAKSYSFKKLQKAGKIGWVNPIIDILMSANAETVDYQLCQMFQTLGIRNQKNYYRLNPSLKNASPAMDNVKRSNIENLVQAGLQYIDDNKEILNQIVQKLIKNKI
- a CDS encoding serine hydrolase encodes the protein MIIFFYFITGIIALAIIMYLSGYAYLFNGISKTYLRGKSSANIDDGKLFSSNLIATKTPELWEEAPEYNKTTLPKNIVDDLTQSNTASFLVVKNGKLVHEQYWNGYNQLSKTNSFSMAKAVTVMLLGKALEEGKIKSIDDKFSDYFEEFKHKEFGDQLTLRNLAQMEAGLNWDEDYKNPFLPNAKAYYGKSLIDATFSRNFKENPGTKFEYQSGSTQLLGFAVRKAVGQSLASYLSEKFWIPLGMEQNAEWSTDDSGMEKTYCCIHSNARDFAKLGQLFLDNGRAYGEQILNLNFINQMKTPTKKSEDIYGMGFWINNDNPIKHYYFLGLQGQYIIMIPEHNMVIVRTGSYNNLPKTDRGRPDQVKFLVNETVSLFQ
- a CDS encoding YdeI/OmpD-associated family protein, which produces MEKYNTKVDEYIENSQDFAKPILNHIRETVHETCSHTEETIKWKFPTFMYKGKILCSMVSFKQYCSLGFWLHHEMKTLKNIETDVEQTNMFSLGKITKIEDLPSKPLLKKMILEAIELTDMGVTMKKAAPLKTETEVPDYFQNALKQNKKASEVFAKGSPSFRKEYINWLTEAKTEATRNKRMEQAIEWLSEGKARNWKYMKK